In one window of Phycisphaerales bacterium DNA:
- the rpe gene encoding ribulose-phosphate 3-epimerase encodes MVAPSVLSADFANMETDCRAAMAAGADLLHLDVMDGHFVPNLTMGPDLCRCLRKALPQAYLDVHLMVTNPGMFIEPFAKAGANHFAFHVEVTPPDQVEPMIARIRSLGMQAGLVINPPTPVEKILPFVHLPDLVLVMSVNPGFSGQSFIASALDKTRAIAAKLRKDQRLQMDGGVTPANAHIVREAGCDVMVTGSALFSSPREKWGEVIGAMKGQSPRQAGR; translated from the coding sequence ATGGTGGCCCCGTCCGTGCTTTCCGCAGACTTCGCCAACATGGAAACGGACTGCCGGGCAGCAATGGCCGCCGGGGCCGACCTGCTCCACCTGGACGTCATGGACGGCCATTTCGTGCCCAACCTGACCATGGGCCCGGACCTGTGCCGGTGCCTGCGCAAGGCCCTGCCGCAGGCCTACCTCGACGTCCATCTGATGGTGACCAACCCGGGCATGTTCATTGAGCCCTTCGCCAAGGCCGGCGCTAACCACTTCGCCTTCCACGTGGAGGTCACGCCGCCCGACCAGGTCGAGCCGATGATCGCCCGCATCCGCTCGCTCGGAATGCAGGCCGGCCTGGTCATCAACCCGCCCACACCGGTCGAGAAGATCCTGCCCTTCGTCCACCTGCCCGACCTGGTACTGGTGATGAGCGTCAACCCCGGTTTCTCCGGCCAGTCGTTTATCGCCTCTGCTCTCGACAAGACCCGCGCGATTGCCGCCAAGCTGCGCAAGGACCAGCGCTTGCAGATGGACGGCGGCGTCACCCCCGCCAACGCCCACATCGTCCGCGAGGCCGGGTGCGACGTGATGGTGACTGGCTCGGCGCTGTTCTCTTCGCCGCGGGAGAAGTGGGGCGAGGTGATCGGCGCGATGAAGGGGCAATCACCACGCCAAGCAGGCCGATAA
- the accD gene encoding acetyl-CoA carboxylase, carboxyltransferase subunit beta codes for MARASAESTRTWNEVRPARRSSIPEGLWLRCNSCGKMVYRRHLEANLHVCPECNFHNRISATERVSQLADPGSFVEMFAGLRPTDPLNFKDLKGYKDRLLAEQIKTGQQDAIKAGRMFIKGREAMVVCLDLTFMMGSMGSVVGETITRAIEEATKTSLPLVIVSCSGGARMQESGLSLMQMAKTSAALARYDEKGGLFISVLTDPTTGGVTASFAMLGDIILAEPNALIGFAGPRVIQQTIRQELPDGFQRSEFLLNSGLVDRVVHRNQLRSEIARVIDYSGK; via the coding sequence ATGGCCCGAGCTTCCGCCGAGAGCACCAGAACGTGGAATGAGGTCCGCCCGGCCCGCCGCTCCTCGATCCCCGAGGGGCTGTGGCTGCGGTGCAACTCCTGCGGGAAGATGGTGTACCGGCGGCACCTTGAGGCCAACCTGCACGTCTGCCCCGAGTGTAACTTCCACAACCGCATCAGCGCGACCGAGCGCGTGAGCCAGCTCGCCGATCCGGGCTCCTTTGTCGAGATGTTCGCCGGCCTCCGCCCGACCGACCCGCTCAACTTCAAGGACCTCAAGGGCTACAAGGACCGCCTGCTCGCCGAGCAGATCAAGACCGGGCAGCAGGACGCCATCAAGGCAGGCCGCATGTTCATCAAGGGCCGCGAGGCGATGGTCGTGTGCCTGGACCTCACCTTCATGATGGGGTCGATGGGGAGCGTCGTGGGGGAGACGATCACCCGCGCGATCGAAGAAGCGACCAAGACCAGCCTGCCGCTGGTCATCGTGAGCTGCTCAGGCGGCGCCCGCATGCAGGAGTCGGGCCTCTCGCTCATGCAGATGGCCAAGACATCCGCGGCCCTCGCCCGCTACGACGAAAAGGGCGGCCTCTTCATCTCCGTTCTCACCGACCCGACCACCGGCGGCGTGACCGCCTCCTTCGCCATGCTGGGCGACATCATCCTCGCCGAGCCCAACGCCCTCATCGGCTTCGCGGGCCCGCGTGTGATCCAGCAGACCATCCGCCAGGAACTGCCCGACGGCTTTCAGCGCAGCGAGTTCCTGCTCAATAGCGGCCTGGTGGACCGCGTCGTCCACCGCAACCAGCTCCGCAGCGAGATCGCCCGCGTCATCGACTATTCGGGCAAGTAA
- a CDS encoding metalloregulator ArsR/SmtB family transcription factor — translation MVTQMNKKTPRDPATAVRTEQPIDGLLDASVFKALSDPTRLKLLAALAKCARPCSVSEVAECAKVDLSVVSRHLSALEDAGLLASEKQGRVVKYHVRYTEAAGLFRALSDALTDCCAGGCGCGPDCSCGCGGCQPKK, via the coding sequence ATGGTGACGCAAATGAACAAGAAAACGCCAAGAGACCCCGCCACCGCCGTCCGCACCGAGCAGCCCATCGACGGCCTGCTCGACGCCTCCGTCTTCAAGGCCCTCTCCGACCCCACCCGCCTCAAGCTGCTCGCGGCCCTCGCCAAGTGCGCCCGCCCGTGCAGCGTCAGCGAGGTCGCCGAGTGCGCCAAGGTCGACCTGTCCGTCGTCTCCCGTCATCTCTCGGCCCTCGAGGACGCGGGCCTGCTCGCGTCAGAGAAGCAGGGGCGGGTCGTGAAGTACCACGTGCGGTACACCGAGGCCGCGGGGCTGTTCCGAGCCCTCTCCGACGCCCTGACCGACTGCTGCGCCGGCGGGTGCGGCTGCGGCCCCGACTGCAGCTGCGGGTGCGGCGGGTGCCAGCCCAAAAAGTGA
- the lnt gene encoding apolipoprotein N-acyltransferase: MSEPQKTSRSPWWPPLAAALAHAALMLVAGPPLNLWPLALIAPTPLFWYLRRGTDRPKRDALLLMLGVSPMWLVWEWWMIDVTAPGFPFFILLQCSWTALFFLVVRRLHAHIPRVPWLLLAPLVWVAVEFFRGEIFLSGYAAALMPYPLIHSTTLATPASWLGVYFVSFLTLLFASAIFDVILGRGRERVRAAVALALLIVTWAAAGVQVHRTPLSDQAVTPGIVQTNLPQSNKLAWTEEAEIRDWERFSNLTVSMATSEPRPDFILWPETMMPGWTLEMVTLPNGEKRPMDAFYDALMDIQHHMGIPMIVGEDALVNLTIDRTDPEKPRLKRDARHNSAYLVVNGQVQPERYDKVRLTPFGETMPFISRWPWLEKQMLSFGVGAQGMKFDLAPGTSHTVIPVPLASGSTVRVVAPICFESTVNGFCRELVFENGQRRADLIANLTNDGWFGNSDIARAQHLDISRWRCVELATPMARAANTGISALIDAQGRILSRGVEGSQQESRIDGILRGSVPLGTGTTLFARLGNVFPWSVLGLTTAALLVTFVRKWGRQATPADSRAKRVRLGARGRS; encoded by the coding sequence GTGAGTGAGCCGCAGAAAACCAGTCGTTCCCCATGGTGGCCGCCCCTCGCGGCCGCGCTCGCGCACGCCGCGCTCATGCTCGTGGCCGGGCCGCCTCTGAACCTCTGGCCCCTCGCCCTTATCGCCCCCACGCCGCTGTTCTGGTACCTGCGCCGCGGGACCGACCGCCCAAAGCGCGACGCGCTCCTCCTCATGCTCGGCGTTAGCCCCATGTGGCTGGTGTGGGAGTGGTGGATGATCGACGTCACCGCCCCGGGGTTCCCGTTCTTCATCCTCCTCCAGTGCTCGTGGACGGCGCTGTTCTTCCTTGTGGTAAGACGCCTGCACGCCCACATCCCGCGCGTGCCCTGGCTTCTCCTCGCGCCGCTGGTGTGGGTCGCGGTGGAGTTCTTCCGCGGGGAGATCTTCCTGAGCGGCTACGCGGCCGCGCTGATGCCCTACCCCCTGATCCACAGCACGACGCTTGCCACACCGGCATCGTGGCTGGGGGTCTACTTCGTCTCATTCCTGACGCTGCTCTTCGCCAGCGCCATCTTCGACGTCATCCTTGGTCGCGGGCGAGAGCGGGTGCGGGCCGCGGTGGCGCTGGCCCTGCTCATAGTGACCTGGGCCGCGGCCGGCGTGCAGGTCCATCGCACGCCCTTGAGTGACCAGGCGGTTACGCCCGGCATCGTGCAGACCAACCTTCCGCAGAGCAACAAGCTCGCCTGGACCGAAGAGGCAGAGATCCGCGACTGGGAGCGATTCAGCAACCTCACGGTCTCGATGGCCACCAGCGAGCCGCGCCCGGACTTCATCCTCTGGCCCGAGACCATGATGCCCGGCTGGACGCTCGAGATGGTCACGCTGCCCAACGGCGAGAAGCGTCCGATGGACGCGTTCTACGACGCCCTGATGGACATCCAGCACCACATGGGCATTCCGATGATCGTTGGTGAGGACGCCCTGGTGAACCTCACCATCGACCGCACCGACCCCGAGAAGCCGCGCCTCAAGCGCGACGCCCGCCACAACAGCGCCTACCTCGTCGTAAACGGGCAGGTCCAGCCCGAGCGCTACGACAAGGTTCGGCTCACCCCCTTCGGCGAGACCATGCCGTTCATCTCCCGCTGGCCGTGGCTGGAGAAGCAGATGCTGTCCTTCGGCGTCGGCGCCCAGGGCATGAAGTTCGACCTCGCCCCGGGGACCAGCCACACCGTCATCCCCGTCCCGCTGGCCAGCGGGTCCACTGTCCGAGTGGTCGCCCCCATCTGCTTCGAGTCCACCGTCAACGGCTTTTGCCGCGAACTCGTCTTCGAGAACGGCCAGCGCCGCGCCGACCTGATCGCCAACCTCACCAACGACGGCTGGTTCGGCAACTCCGACATCGCCCGCGCCCAGCACCTCGACATCTCCCGCTGGCGCTGCGTTGAACTCGCCACCCCGATGGCCCGCGCCGCAAACACCGGAATCTCCGCCCTGATCGACGCCCAAGGCCGCATTCTCTCCCGCGGCGTCGAAGGCTCCCAGCAGGAGAGCCGGATTGATGGCATTCTGAGAGGATCAGTGCCCCTCGGCACCGGGACCACGCTTTTCGCGCGCCTGGGGAACGTGTTCCCCTGGTCGGTTCTGGGGCTCACTACCGCCGCACTGCTCGTGACGTTCGTGCGTAAGTGGGGGCGTCAGGCAACGCCGGCCGATTCCAGGGCGAAGAGAGTCAGGCTGGGAGCAAGAGGTAGATCATGA
- a CDS encoding HEAT repeat domain-containing protein: MKNAYAAVGVTAVMVALAGGCAQPSRPAGAMGAAAAPFTVTDPVALSAIRERAISTVQELIASETPQFRANAVEAALHSPDRLKSIIEKGLRDENAGVRAVAAMSVGKGRLAKLAPQARSLLHDSNAYVKSAAIFALARNGLQVDRTPLSNLLLKDPSPQVRAQVAYILGELGDISAFPLLKQSLKSPIPNVSPLQVRLFELQVAEAMIKLGDQRQRPVVRAALYPSRQDELEAVVLACQILGDVNDRESIHQLVSLSEYKEEVLVEKPYGEAKVTRLEKGNGYPPEVQLAIAGALATMKHGDGTFIADRYLTHKSALVRSQVALVYGQIGKVENWGKLDAMMSDTYPGVRVAAAAAVLKSAGPGRGAVTR; the protein is encoded by the coding sequence ATGAAGAACGCGTACGCGGCGGTCGGGGTCACGGCGGTAATGGTCGCTCTCGCAGGCGGTTGCGCACAGCCCTCCCGCCCCGCGGGGGCCATGGGCGCCGCCGCGGCACCCTTCACCGTAACCGATCCGGTGGCTCTTTCGGCCATCCGCGAACGGGCGATCTCGACCGTGCAGGAGCTGATCGCGAGCGAGACGCCGCAGTTCCGGGCCAACGCAGTGGAAGCGGCCCTGCACTCGCCCGACCGGCTCAAGTCCATCATCGAAAAGGGCTTGCGCGATGAGAACGCCGGCGTGCGCGCCGTGGCCGCGATGTCCGTCGGCAAGGGCCGCCTGGCCAAGCTCGCGCCGCAGGCACGTTCCCTGCTGCACGACAGCAACGCGTATGTCAAGAGCGCCGCGATCTTTGCGCTCGCCCGCAACGGCCTTCAGGTCGACCGCACGCCCCTCTCCAACCTCCTCCTGAAGGACCCGTCGCCGCAGGTGAGGGCGCAGGTCGCCTACATCCTGGGCGAACTCGGCGACATCTCCGCGTTCCCGCTGCTCAAGCAGTCGCTGAAGTCCCCTATCCCCAACGTCTCGCCCCTCCAGGTCCGCCTTTTCGAGCTGCAGGTCGCGGAGGCCATGATCAAGCTGGGCGACCAGCGTCAGCGGCCCGTGGTCCGCGCCGCCCTCTACCCCTCCCGCCAGGACGAGCTCGAGGCCGTAGTCCTTGCCTGCCAGATACTTGGCGACGTCAACGACCGCGAGTCTATCCACCAGCTCGTCTCCCTCTCCGAGTACAAGGAGGAGGTTCTGGTCGAGAAGCCCTACGGGGAGGCCAAGGTCACCCGCCTGGAGAAGGGCAACGGCTACCCGCCCGAGGTGCAGCTCGCCATCGCCGGCGCCCTCGCCACCATGAAGCACGGCGACGGCACCTTCATCGCTGACCGCTACCTCACCCACAAGTCCGCCCTCGTCCGCTCCCAGGTCGCACTCGTCTACGGCCAGATCGGCAAGGTCGAGAACTGGGGCAAGCTCGACGCCATGATGAGCGACACCTACCCCGGGGTACGGGTCGCCGCCGCGGCCGCAGTGCTCAAGTCCGCCGGCCCAGGACGGGGCGCGGTCACCAGGTAG
- a CDS encoding DUF2254 domain-containing protein: MHVLQLQERLRTGYWFIPGLMSVAGVVLAECMLSLDREGVGGGSWLSRWLNAGGVEGSRAVLSTVAGSMITVGATVFSIMMLTLSMASQQFGPRMLRNFMRDRWNQAALGAFMATFLYSLLVLRSIGGGGAATGQSVAAPALSVSVGLALVVVAAGVLIAFIHHVSVQIQAPQVIAMVARELDAQIDEFFPEEVGREGGPSSPMPEICGQPGREVNFIGTGYIEVLDLPEVMRVAVEHDLIVRLEVRVGRYVIKGQPCASVWPAERVTESVAAQIAQAYALSVRRTPAQDPEFAVRQLVEIAARALSPALNDPFTAVACVEHLTAAVVKMAQRKIPSPFRADEKGVVRVIAPHPTFGELLHLGFEPIRQYGAAHPLVINRVLDALATIAGALTRREDRPVVLEELGRVDSSIQRHLAEDPQFGHLRTRVAKIAQALRTGDESPETSSGVGRDAEVG; encoded by the coding sequence ATGCACGTGCTCCAGCTCCAGGAACGGCTGCGGACCGGTTACTGGTTCATCCCCGGGCTGATGTCCGTCGCCGGCGTGGTGCTGGCCGAGTGCATGCTCTCCCTGGACCGCGAGGGCGTGGGCGGGGGCTCGTGGCTCTCGCGGTGGCTCAACGCCGGCGGGGTCGAGGGCTCGCGTGCCGTTCTGTCGACGGTGGCGGGCTCGATGATCACCGTGGGCGCGACGGTGTTCTCGATCATGATGCTGACGCTGTCGATGGCGTCGCAGCAGTTCGGCCCGCGCATGCTGCGGAACTTCATGCGCGACCGCTGGAATCAGGCGGCGCTCGGCGCATTCATGGCGACGTTCCTTTACAGCCTGCTGGTGCTGCGTTCCATCGGCGGCGGCGGCGCGGCCACGGGCCAGAGCGTCGCCGCGCCGGCGCTTTCGGTCAGCGTGGGGCTCGCACTGGTGGTCGTCGCCGCGGGCGTGCTGATTGCGTTCATCCACCACGTGTCGGTGCAGATCCAAGCGCCGCAGGTGATCGCGATGGTCGCGCGCGAGCTCGATGCACAAATCGACGAGTTCTTCCCGGAGGAGGTCGGGCGCGAGGGGGGCCCGAGCTCCCCCATGCCGGAAATCTGCGGCCAACCCGGGCGCGAGGTGAACTTCATCGGCACTGGCTACATCGAGGTGCTCGACCTGCCCGAGGTGATGCGCGTCGCGGTCGAGCACGACCTGATCGTGCGGCTGGAGGTCCGCGTGGGACGGTACGTCATCAAGGGCCAGCCATGCGCGTCGGTGTGGCCGGCGGAGCGGGTGACGGAGAGCGTCGCCGCGCAGATTGCGCAGGCCTACGCCCTGTCCGTCCGCCGCACGCCCGCGCAGGACCCGGAGTTCGCCGTACGGCAGCTGGTGGAGATCGCCGCGCGGGCACTGTCACCCGCCCTCAACGACCCGTTCACTGCCGTGGCGTGCGTGGAGCACCTCACCGCGGCAGTCGTCAAGATGGCCCAGCGGAAAATCCCCTCGCCGTTCCGAGCGGATGAGAAGGGCGTCGTGCGGGTAATCGCTCCGCACCCGACGTTCGGGGAGCTTCTGCACCTCGGGTTCGAGCCCATCCGCCAATACGGCGCGGCACACCCGCTGGTGATCAACCGCGTGCTCGACGCCCTCGCGACCATCGCCGGCGCGCTCACGCGGCGCGAGGACCGGCCAGTGGTCCTCGAAGAGCTGGGCCGCGTGGACAGCAGCATCCAGCGTCACCTCGCGGAAGACCCACAGTTCGGCCACCTCCGCACCCGCGTCGCGAAGATCGCGCAGGCGCTCCGCACGGGCGACGAGTCGCCGGAAACCAGCAGCGGCGTTGGGCGCGACGCGGAGGTCGGCTAG
- a CDS encoding family 16 glycoside hydrolase yields the protein MHTMTTRRGLFAGAILVLAPFVSPTLGQQARAEREQGVTFRIYQLDPAATINHIPQLAENQTPNIDELRPSISFQDGGFAPVPSPFLTIVLAELDIPAPPPAGERTTSGDSSWAYRFRLTSDDGSRLRLDGRVIIDHDGKHAATPSESGAIELSPGRHSLQLEHFDAGGQKLLALEWQTPGSNRFVPIPHDRLWAEADAARVTSPGPKRIRSAVPQRPGDQCPVAGVHPSFELDTIEIEGFEPRVGAMCFHGDRLIIGTFDPLQRTGEALPDIDTKEPDKLYAIAGLTREGGRPVLSVCADGLYEPCGLVSVGDALYVSHRKAITKLTDTDGDGYFETHETVGDGWEGWNYHQFNFGLVHKDGKLYSALSTAMAPPKWEGMGTNAAPNGPMRGGIIETDLSSGLSHVIAGGCRTPNGLGLGPGGELFYCDNQGTWMPCNQLTHVVPGRFFGHYNNTKVVPQLAARYPAGGHASSLGDLPRTPATLLLPQSEVSNSPTQPTLIEHGPYKGQMLIGELTAGGLRRACLEKVRGQWQGAVFQFSQGFNCGINRVAWGPNGALYVGGIGAGGNWNWKDKRFGLQRLRSSGRTAFEMLSMHATAAGFEVRFTLPVDRAWLSNPRNFEVRQWTYAPTAEYGGPKIDDHALRVASATPNADGTAVTLTIPGLKQGYCVYLRTDPVSTGGEPIWSTEAWYTLSQIPAAESSIPATVLSQLGGVYGVGALPLADAATLIGRGPTANLTTVRTFEPGANLTQDDLLAAPEFIEMIPGHGDHTSRTSHADCRLHIEWYCPPGGTGQMAGNSGVYLQGLYELQVLGTLAGPNPPGLDEAAAIYNVKAADRNASTGPGIWQSYDIIFRAPRFEGGKKVRSARVMLVWNGVLVHDDVEVPGPTGSASAKGERPPPGGTGPQVGPLRLQEHASAAEGPVRYRNCWITPLEPLSTSAGEWQQPFNGTDLTGWSVHGGNAIFRVEDGEVVGTSAPNTPNTFLVFDRPLGDFELIMEVRQHAALNSGIQFRSHVEGGPANREGRLVGYQCELDPSDRGFTGGIYDESRRGWLVPLTHAPYARTAYRPGEWNRVRIVARGPLIQTWVNGVPAATMFDAVDASGHIALQVHDVGAKAEPMEVRWRNIRYRELGEKADR from the coding sequence ATGCACACGATGACCACACGCCGCGGACTGTTCGCCGGCGCGATCCTTGTTCTCGCCCCCTTCGTATCGCCCACCTTGGGGCAGCAGGCTCGCGCCGAGCGCGAGCAGGGCGTCACGTTCCGCATCTACCAGCTCGACCCTGCGGCCACAATCAACCACATCCCGCAGCTCGCGGAGAATCAAACGCCCAACATCGATGAGCTCCGCCCATCAATCAGCTTCCAAGACGGGGGGTTCGCTCCGGTACCCTCGCCCTTCCTGACCATCGTGCTCGCGGAGCTCGATATCCCTGCTCCGCCGCCCGCGGGCGAGCGCACGACCTCCGGCGACAGCAGCTGGGCCTACCGCTTCCGCCTGACATCCGACGACGGCTCACGCCTGCGGCTCGATGGGCGCGTCATCATCGACCACGACGGCAAGCACGCGGCCACCCCCAGTGAGAGCGGCGCCATCGAGCTTTCTCCCGGCCGCCACTCGCTCCAGCTCGAGCACTTCGACGCGGGCGGTCAGAAGCTGCTCGCGCTCGAGTGGCAGACCCCCGGATCGAACCGCTTCGTGCCCATACCGCACGATCGCCTGTGGGCCGAAGCGGACGCCGCTCGAGTGACGAGCCCCGGTCCCAAGCGCATCCGAAGCGCGGTGCCGCAGCGCCCGGGCGATCAGTGCCCCGTCGCGGGCGTGCATCCCTCGTTCGAGCTCGACACGATCGAGATTGAGGGGTTCGAGCCACGCGTGGGAGCGATGTGCTTCCATGGTGACCGCCTCATCATCGGAACGTTCGACCCGTTGCAGCGCACCGGCGAGGCGCTGCCGGACATCGACACCAAGGAGCCCGACAAGCTCTACGCGATCGCGGGGCTTACGCGTGAGGGCGGGAGGCCTGTACTCAGCGTGTGCGCCGATGGTCTCTACGAGCCTTGCGGCCTGGTGAGCGTCGGAGATGCTCTGTACGTCTCGCACCGCAAGGCGATCACGAAGCTGACCGACACCGACGGCGACGGCTACTTCGAAACGCACGAGACCGTGGGCGACGGCTGGGAGGGCTGGAACTACCATCAGTTCAACTTCGGCCTGGTGCACAAGGACGGCAAGCTCTACTCCGCGCTCTCGACCGCGATGGCGCCGCCCAAGTGGGAGGGAATGGGGACGAACGCCGCGCCCAACGGGCCGATGCGCGGCGGCATTATCGAGACCGACCTCAGCAGCGGCCTCTCGCACGTGATCGCCGGCGGCTGCCGCACCCCGAACGGGCTGGGCCTCGGGCCCGGGGGCGAGCTCTTCTACTGCGACAACCAGGGCACGTGGATGCCCTGCAACCAGCTCACGCACGTCGTGCCGGGGCGGTTCTTCGGTCACTACAACAACACGAAGGTGGTGCCGCAACTCGCTGCGCGTTACCCGGCGGGCGGGCACGCGAGCTCGCTGGGTGATCTGCCGCGGACACCAGCGACGCTGCTGCTCCCGCAGAGCGAGGTGAGCAACTCGCCGACGCAACCCACTCTCATCGAGCATGGGCCCTACAAGGGCCAGATGCTGATCGGGGAGCTCACCGCCGGCGGTCTGCGGCGTGCGTGCCTCGAGAAAGTGCGCGGGCAGTGGCAGGGCGCGGTCTTCCAGTTCTCACAAGGGTTCAACTGCGGCATCAACCGTGTCGCGTGGGGGCCCAACGGCGCGCTGTACGTCGGAGGCATCGGCGCGGGCGGCAACTGGAACTGGAAGGACAAGCGCTTCGGCCTTCAGCGTCTCCGGTCGAGCGGGCGCACCGCCTTCGAGATGCTGAGCATGCACGCAACCGCGGCCGGGTTCGAGGTCCGCTTCACACTTCCCGTGGACCGCGCGTGGCTCTCAAACCCGCGGAACTTCGAGGTGCGGCAGTGGACATATGCCCCGACGGCCGAGTACGGCGGTCCCAAGATTGACGACCACGCGCTACGCGTGGCGAGCGCGACGCCGAACGCCGATGGCACCGCCGTCACGCTCACGATCCCCGGGCTCAAGCAGGGCTACTGCGTCTACCTCCGCACCGACCCGGTCTCGACCGGCGGCGAGCCCATCTGGTCCACCGAGGCGTGGTACACGCTCAGCCAGATTCCCGCCGCGGAGAGCAGCATCCCGGCAACGGTGCTGTCGCAGCTCGGTGGGGTGTACGGGGTCGGCGCCCTCCCGCTCGCGGACGCCGCCACCCTCATCGGGCGCGGCCCCACCGCGAACCTGACGACCGTGCGAACCTTCGAGCCCGGAGCGAACCTCACGCAAGACGACCTCCTCGCCGCCCCCGAGTTCATCGAGATGATCCCGGGGCATGGGGACCACACCTCTCGCACCTCGCACGCCGACTGCAGGCTGCACATCGAGTGGTACTGCCCACCCGGCGGCACCGGGCAGATGGCCGGCAACAGCGGCGTCTACCTGCAGGGGCTGTACGAGCTCCAGGTGCTTGGCACCCTTGCGGGCCCGAACCCGCCGGGTCTGGACGAAGCGGCGGCGATCTACAACGTGAAGGCCGCGGACCGCAATGCTTCGACCGGCCCCGGCATATGGCAGAGCTACGACATCATCTTCCGCGCGCCGCGATTCGAAGGCGGTAAAAAGGTGCGGAGCGCGCGCGTGATGCTGGTGTGGAATGGCGTTCTCGTCCACGACGATGTCGAGGTGCCCGGCCCAACTGGATCGGCATCCGCTAAGGGCGAGCGCCCGCCGCCCGGCGGCACGGGACCGCAAGTCGGGCCTCTGCGGCTGCAGGAGCACGCCTCGGCCGCGGAGGGGCCGGTGCGCTACCGCAACTGCTGGATCACCCCGCTCGAGCCGCTGTCCACCTCAGCCGGCGAGTGGCAGCAGCCGTTCAACGGCACAGACCTGACCGGCTGGTCGGTCCACGGCGGCAACGCTATCTTCCGCGTCGAAGACGGTGAGGTCGTGGGCACCTCCGCCCCGAACACGCCCAACACGTTCCTTGTCTTCGACCGCCCGCTCGGTGACTTTGAACTGATCATGGAGGTCAGGCAGCACGCGGCGCTGAACTCCGGCATCCAGTTTCGTTCGCACGTGGAGGGCGGCCCCGCCAACCGTGAGGGCCGCCTGGTGGGCTACCAGTGCGAGCTCGATCCTTCCGATCGCGGGTTCACCGGCGGCATCTACGACGAGTCGCGGCGCGGGTGGCTGGTCCCGCTGACCCACGCCCCCTACGCCCGCACGGCATACAGGCCCGGCGAGTGGAACCGGGTCCGCATCGTCGCCCGCGGTCCGCTGATCCAGACGTGGGTCAACGGCGTCCCGGCCGCCACGATGTTCGATGCGGTGGACGCATCGGGTCACATCGCGCTCCAGGTGCACGACGTTGGCGCCAAAGCCGAACCGATGGAGGTGCGGTGGCGGAACATCCGGTACCGCGAGCTGGGGGAGAAGGCGGACCGCTAG